A stretch of the Bacillus licheniformis DSM 13 = ATCC 14580 genome encodes the following:
- the mbl gene encoding cell shape-determining protein Mbl, translating to MFARDIGIDLGTANVLIHVKGKGIVLNEPSVVALDKNNGKVLAVGEEARRMVGRTPGNIVAIRPLKDGVIADFEVTEAMLKHFINKLNVKGLFSKPRMLICCPTNITSVEQKAIREAAEKSGGKHVYLEEEPKVAAIGAGMDIFQPSGNMVVDIGGGTTDIAVISMGDIVTASSIKMAGDKFDLEILNYIKREYKLLIGERTAEDIKIKVATVFPDARHEEISIRGRDMVTGLPRTITVTSKEVEEALRESVSVIVQAAKQVLERTPPELSADIIDRGVIITGGGALLNGLDQLLAEELKVPVLVAENPMDCVAVGTGVMLDNMDKLPKRKLS from the coding sequence ATGTTTGCAAGGGATATTGGTATTGACCTTGGTACAGCGAATGTGCTGATCCATGTCAAAGGAAAAGGTATTGTCTTAAATGAACCATCAGTCGTTGCTCTTGACAAAAACAATGGGAAAGTGCTCGCTGTCGGTGAAGAAGCAAGGAGAATGGTAGGACGTACACCTGGGAATATTGTTGCGATACGTCCATTAAAAGACGGCGTCATTGCCGATTTTGAAGTAACAGAAGCCATGCTGAAGCATTTCATTAACAAGCTGAATGTAAAAGGTCTTTTCTCAAAGCCGCGCATGCTGATTTGCTGCCCGACAAATATTACTTCTGTGGAGCAGAAGGCCATTAGAGAAGCTGCCGAAAAAAGCGGCGGAAAGCATGTATATTTGGAGGAAGAACCTAAGGTGGCCGCAATCGGAGCGGGAATGGATATTTTCCAGCCAAGCGGAAACATGGTAGTTGATATCGGCGGTGGAACGACAGATATCGCAGTCATCTCAATGGGCGATATTGTCACCGCCTCTTCTATTAAAATGGCTGGGGACAAGTTTGATCTTGAAATCTTGAACTACATCAAACGCGAGTACAAGCTGCTCATAGGCGAACGGACAGCCGAAGATATTAAGATTAAAGTCGCAACTGTTTTCCCAGACGCACGTCACGAGGAAATTTCCATCCGCGGCCGCGACATGGTCACAGGATTGCCGAGAACCATTACGGTAACGAGCAAAGAGGTGGAGGAAGCGCTGCGCGAATCTGTATCTGTCATTGTACAGGCTGCCAAGCAGGTGCTCGAAAGAACGCCGCCTGAGCTGTCAGCCGACATTATCGACAGAGGCGTTATCATTACAGGAGGCGGCGCATTGTTAAACGGTCTTGACCAGCTTCTTGCCGAAGAGCTGAAAGTGCCTGTTCTCGTTGCTGAAAATCCGATGGATTGTGTGGCAGTCGGTACGGGTGTCATGCTTGATAACATGGACAAGCTTCCCAAGCGCAAACTGAGCTGA
- a CDS encoding undecaprenyl-diphosphatase translates to MNYWLFTRIHQLANHNDILDGAMILITEKAIYMYALILLLIWIFGNRSYKITVLQAGVTGIFGLAANYLLSLVYYEPRPFVAHHVDVLIHHAADASFPSDHTTGALAISIAFWLYHRKIGSCLIAFGLLTGFSRIWVGHHYPVDVLGSILVALFVSLVMFRFSTYVQPLFERIISLYESILRKLRKAVSRTV, encoded by the coding sequence TTGAACTATTGGCTTTTTACACGCATTCATCAATTAGCAAACCACAACGACATCCTGGATGGCGCCATGATTTTGATTACAGAAAAAGCGATTTATATGTATGCGCTCATTTTGCTTTTGATCTGGATATTCGGAAACCGTTCTTATAAAATAACCGTTCTTCAGGCCGGTGTGACGGGTATTTTCGGATTGGCGGCAAATTATTTGCTGTCATTGGTTTACTATGAGCCGAGGCCATTTGTCGCTCATCATGTGGACGTATTGATTCACCATGCTGCCGACGCCTCATTTCCCAGCGATCATACAACCGGGGCGTTAGCCATTTCGATCGCTTTTTGGCTTTATCATCGGAAAATTGGAAGCTGCCTGATTGCTTTCGGGTTATTGACGGGCTTTTCCCGTATTTGGGTCGGACACCACTACCCTGTTGACGTATTGGGCAGCATTTTGGTCGCTTTATTCGTATCACTTGTTATGTTTAGATTCTCCACGTATGTGCAGCCGCTTTTTGAACGGATCATTTCACTCTATGAATCGATCTTGCGGAAATTGCGGAAAGCGGTATCCAGAACGGTATAA
- the mscL gene encoding large conductance mechanosensitive channel protein MscL: MWKEFKSFAIRGNVIDLAIGVIIGGAFGKIVTSLVNDLMMPLLGLLLGGLDFSALSFTFVDAEIKYGLFIQSIVNFFIISFSIFLFIRYISKLKKKDAEEEKAAPDPQEELLKEIRDLLKEQTNRS; the protein is encoded by the coding sequence ATGTGGAAAGAATTTAAAAGTTTTGCGATTCGGGGAAATGTAATCGATCTTGCAATTGGTGTCATCATCGGAGGCGCCTTTGGAAAAATCGTAACTTCGCTTGTCAATGATTTGATGATGCCGCTCCTCGGTCTTCTGCTTGGAGGCCTGGATTTTTCCGCGCTGTCGTTCACATTTGTTGATGCCGAAATTAAATATGGGCTATTCATTCAGTCGATCGTCAATTTCTTTATTATTTCGTTTTCCATTTTTCTATTTATCCGCTATATCTCTAAGCTGAAGAAGAAGGATGCCGAAGAAGAAAAAGCTGCTCCTGATCCTCAGGAAGAATTGCTTAAGGAAATACGGGATTTGTTAAAAGAGCAGACAAACCGTTCTTAG
- a CDS encoding manganese catalase family protein, giving the protein MFKHTKVLQYPAKPERPDPVFAKKMQEILGGQYGEISVAMQYLFQGWNTRGNEKYKDLLMDTAAEEIGHVEMIATMIARLLEDAPVYEQEKAADDPVIGAIMGGMNPHHAIVSGLGAMPENSTGVPWNAGYIVASGNLLADLRANVNAESQGRLQVARLYEMTDDKGVQDMLGFLLARDTMHQNQWIAAIKELEEKEGVIVPGTVPPEYEKEEVSHSLYNFSDGEESAQFEWLIGKAPDGAEFHYESGPVAYGEKPVLKPAPKRSHNTPDYGE; this is encoded by the coding sequence TTGTTCAAGCATACGAAAGTGCTGCAGTACCCTGCCAAACCTGAAAGACCCGACCCTGTCTTCGCAAAGAAAATGCAGGAGATACTCGGCGGCCAGTACGGAGAAATATCTGTGGCGATGCAATACCTTTTTCAAGGGTGGAATACGCGGGGAAATGAAAAGTATAAAGATTTGCTGATGGATACGGCGGCAGAAGAAATCGGACACGTCGAAATGATTGCGACGATGATTGCACGGCTGCTTGAAGACGCTCCGGTTTACGAGCAGGAAAAAGCAGCAGACGATCCTGTCATCGGCGCCATTATGGGCGGAATGAACCCTCATCACGCAATCGTTTCAGGTCTGGGGGCCATGCCTGAAAACAGCACCGGCGTTCCTTGGAATGCAGGCTATATTGTAGCGAGCGGCAACCTTCTGGCCGACCTGCGCGCAAATGTCAACGCTGAATCGCAAGGCAGACTGCAAGTCGCACGGCTGTACGAAATGACGGATGACAAAGGCGTACAAGATATGCTCGGTTTTCTTTTGGCAAGAGATACGATGCACCAAAACCAGTGGATTGCCGCGATCAAAGAGCTGGAAGAAAAAGAAGGCGTCATCGTGCCCGGTACCGTTCCGCCAGAATATGAAAAAGAAGAAGTTTCGCACTCTTTATACAATTTTTCGGATGGAGAAGAAAGCGCACAGTTTGAGTGGCTGATAGGGAAGGCGCCGGACGGAGCGGAATTTCACTATGAGAGCGGCCCTGTCGCATATGGAGAAAAACCGGTCTTGAAGCCCGCTCCAAAACGAAGCCACAATACACCTGACTATGGAGAATAA
- a CDS encoding flagellar hook-basal body protein — protein MLKGLYTATSAMITQQRRTEMLTNNIANANTPGYKEDQGSIRSFPEMLLSRIESDSFKAGSASRSFSTQTPIGSINTGVYMQELKPQFSQGDLQSTNEPTDIAISEAEVPVNGETNDKAALFYAVRLENGDVRYSRSSRFSLNENNQLTINGRLVLSTENRPITVGSENFQVAEDGTVTENGQNLGRIDVRIALDTRNLAREGDDLYRTENGEALPSAVGNPEVTYSVKQGMTERSNVDVTRAYTEMTAAYRSFEANQKVLQAYDKSMEKAANEIGRIG, from the coding sequence ATGTTAAAAGGACTTTATACAGCAACTTCAGCAATGATCACCCAGCAGCGCCGCACAGAGATGCTGACGAATAATATCGCGAATGCAAATACGCCGGGATATAAAGAAGACCAAGGATCAATACGTTCTTTCCCGGAAATGCTTTTGAGCCGGATTGAGTCTGATTCTTTCAAAGCCGGCAGCGCTTCGCGTTCGTTTTCAACACAGACGCCAATCGGTTCAATCAATACAGGGGTTTATATGCAGGAACTGAAGCCTCAATTTTCTCAAGGCGATCTGCAAAGCACGAATGAGCCGACAGATATTGCAATCAGCGAAGCCGAAGTTCCGGTCAACGGCGAAACAAACGATAAAGCGGCGCTTTTCTACGCGGTCCGGCTTGAAAATGGGGATGTACGCTATTCAAGAAGCAGCCGTTTTTCTTTAAATGAAAATAATCAATTGACAATAAACGGCCGACTCGTCCTTTCAACGGAAAACCGGCCGATCACGGTGGGAAGCGAGAATTTTCAAGTCGCTGAGGACGGAACGGTGACTGAAAACGGCCAAAATCTGGGGAGGATCGATGTCAGAATCGCGCTCGATACGAGAAATTTAGCAAGAGAAGGCGATGATCTGTATCGTACTGAAAACGGTGAGGCGCTGCCAAGCGCAGTCGGCAATCCTGAAGTCACTTATTCTGTCAAGCAGGGGATGACCGAACGGTCGAATGTCGACGTGACGAGAGCCTATACGGAAATGACCGCTGCCTACCGCTCGTTTGAAGCCAACCAAAAAGTTCTTCAGGCTTATGATAAAAGCATGGAAAAGGCGGCCAATGAGATTGGAAGGATCGGATAA
- the fabZ gene encoding 3-hydroxyacyl-ACP dehydratase FabZ, with protein sequence MLDAQQIKEIIPHRYPFLLVDRVTEVEEGKRAAGYKNVTVNEEFFNGHFPDYPVMPGVLIVEALAQVGAVALLMKEENRGRLAFFAGIDSCRFKKQVKPGDQLHLELEVLRFRGSIGKGKGVAKVDGEVVCEAELMFSLGEKQE encoded by the coding sequence ATGCTTGATGCTCAGCAAATTAAAGAAATCATTCCCCACCGCTATCCCTTTCTGCTGGTAGACCGTGTGACAGAAGTAGAGGAAGGAAAACGGGCCGCGGGTTATAAAAATGTGACAGTAAATGAAGAGTTTTTTAACGGACACTTTCCGGATTATCCGGTGATGCCTGGTGTTTTAATTGTTGAAGCGCTTGCGCAAGTAGGTGCGGTGGCGCTTTTGATGAAGGAAGAAAACCGCGGAAGGCTCGCGTTTTTTGCGGGAATTGACAGCTGCCGCTTCAAAAAGCAGGTGAAACCGGGCGATCAGCTCCATCTTGAGCTTGAAGTGCTTCGTTTCCGCGGTTCCATCGGCAAAGGAAAAGGAGTCGCAAAAGTGGACGGAGAAGTCGTGTGTGAAGCCGAATTGATGTTTTCTCTTGGTGAAAAGCAGGAATAA
- the ssb gene encoding single-stranded DNA-binding protein gives MFNEIMLVGRLTKDPELRYTSDGVPVANVTLAVSRPFKNAAGEVEADFVNCTLWRKTAVNTAEYCEKGSIIGLSGRIQTRQYVNSEGERTFITEVVARSVRFLGESRKAHEPADA, from the coding sequence ATGTTTAATGAGATCATGCTCGTCGGGCGTTTGACAAAAGATCCCGAACTGCGGTATACATCTGACGGTGTCCCTGTTGCAAATGTGACGCTGGCTGTCAGCAGGCCTTTCAAGAACGCAGCAGGCGAAGTAGAAGCGGACTTTGTCAATTGCACTCTATGGCGCAAAACTGCCGTGAACACAGCCGAATATTGCGAAAAAGGCTCCATCATCGGGCTGAGCGGAAGAATCCAGACCCGCCAATACGTCAATTCAGAAGGCGAACGCACCTTTATTACAGAAGTTGTCGCCCGGTCAGTCAGATTTTTGGGAGAAAGCCGGAAAGCGCATGAGCCGGCTGATGCTTAA
- a CDS encoding YqjF family protein → MIKNTSHRPFPLPEGPWMMTQTWNHVLFAHWAVDPEAIRGQIPAALELETFNGKAWIGILPFLLTNMRPRFLPPFPFISRFPELNVRTYVAYKGVPGIYFFSLDAASRLAVAGARSMFHLPYFYAGMRFAQHKDRFQLTSRRKRSQAEFYAEYQPVSEPFSADKGTLEYWLAERYRLYTTHKNELYYEDIHHSEWQLQQAEADIFPDPLTSANDLTLPDTAPLLHYAKRQHVLFWPLKKWESEET, encoded by the coding sequence ATGATAAAAAATACTTCTCACCGCCCTTTTCCACTGCCTGAAGGACCGTGGATGATGACGCAAACATGGAATCATGTATTATTTGCCCATTGGGCTGTCGATCCTGAAGCCATTCGCGGACAAATACCGGCGGCCTTGGAATTGGAGACATTCAACGGAAAAGCGTGGATCGGTATCTTGCCTTTTCTGCTGACAAATATGCGTCCCCGTTTTTTGCCGCCCTTTCCTTTCATCAGCAGATTTCCCGAGCTGAATGTCCGGACATATGTAGCATATAAAGGCGTCCCGGGCATTTATTTTTTCAGTCTTGACGCCGCTTCGCGCTTGGCCGTCGCCGGCGCGCGCTCAATGTTCCACTTGCCTTATTTTTACGCCGGGATGCGCTTTGCACAACATAAAGACCGCTTTCAGCTGACAAGCAGGAGAAAACGTTCACAAGCAGAGTTTTATGCAGAATATCAACCGGTTTCGGAGCCTTTCTCAGCTGATAAAGGAACGCTTGAATACTGGCTTGCTGAAAGGTACCGTTTGTACACCACGCATAAAAACGAGCTCTATTATGAAGATATCCACCATTCAGAGTGGCAGCTGCAGCAGGCTGAAGCTGATATTTTTCCGGATCCGCTCACAAGCGCAAACGATCTCACACTCCCAGACACCGCGCCCCTTCTTCATTATGCAAAAAGGCAGCACGTCTTATTTTGGCCGCTGAAAAAGTGGGAAAGTGAAGAAACATAA
- a CDS encoding CBS domain-containing protein: protein MKLKDIMTTNAECCEPSAPIAEIAGKMRDYNVGSIPVCENGKLTGIVSDRDIVIRCVAENETDAAARDIMSTQMVTGRPDMSAEEAGDLMAEHQIRRLPIVEDDRLVGIVALGDLSVSHADEKAGEALSEISKPA, encoded by the coding sequence ATGAAACTGAAGGACATCATGACAACCAATGCTGAATGCTGCGAGCCTTCTGCCCCGATTGCGGAAATTGCCGGTAAGATGCGTGATTACAATGTAGGTTCAATTCCGGTCTGCGAGAACGGAAAATTGACGGGGATCGTTTCAGACCGGGATATTGTTATCAGATGTGTAGCTGAAAATGAAACAGATGCGGCTGCTCGGGATATCATGAGCACACAGATGGTGACAGGGCGCCCGGATATGTCTGCTGAAGAGGCTGGTGATCTGATGGCGGAACACCAAATTCGCAGGCTGCCGATTGTTGAAGATGACCGTCTTGTCGGAATCGTTGCTTTGGGGGATCTCTCCGTCTCACATGCGGATGAGAAAGCGGGAGAAGCTTTAAGCGAAATTTCAAAACCGGCTTAA
- a CDS encoding flagellar hook-basal body protein: MLRSMITASNTMFELQKQIDNISHNLANTDTTGYKAKNTSFSELIRQQIEQVNEKNNEVAASRKTPPGLRLGVGAVMTDRLTHKQGSLKETGRDLDIALTSPYQYFQVNVGGEVQYTRDGAFYLTPAAGNANQMQLVTKEGHAVLDENGNAIRFNQRYKHIKVDESGSVTVSSDNQGEAPLRFNLGIVRAVKPQALTEEGSNLFSVSDELRATALINLNGAGRQDISLKQGFLESSNVDVSKEMTDLISSQRSYQMNSRAITMGDQMMGLINSVR; this comes from the coding sequence ATGCTTAGATCCATGATCACGGCTTCAAACACAATGTTTGAACTGCAAAAACAAATTGATAATATCAGCCATAATCTTGCAAATACCGATACAACGGGATATAAGGCGAAAAACACGAGCTTTTCGGAGCTGATCAGGCAGCAGATTGAACAGGTAAACGAGAAAAATAATGAAGTAGCTGCAAGCAGAAAGACGCCGCCAGGACTTCGCCTCGGCGTCGGAGCCGTCATGACCGACCGGCTGACGCATAAGCAGGGAAGCCTTAAGGAGACGGGCCGCGATCTTGATATTGCACTGACTTCTCCTTATCAGTACTTCCAGGTCAATGTCGGCGGGGAAGTGCAATATACAAGAGACGGGGCATTTTACCTTACGCCTGCGGCGGGGAACGCCAACCAGATGCAGCTTGTGACGAAAGAAGGACATGCCGTCCTTGATGAAAACGGAAATGCCATCCGCTTCAACCAGCGCTATAAACACATCAAAGTCGATGAATCGGGAAGTGTCACCGTTTCGTCAGACAATCAGGGAGAAGCGCCACTGCGTTTTAACCTGGGGATCGTCCGGGCTGTCAAACCTCAGGCTCTAACAGAAGAAGGAAGCAACCTTTTTTCTGTCAGCGATGAATTGAGAGCAACGGCTCTTATCAACCTGAACGGAGCCGGGCGGCAGGACATTTCTCTAAAACAGGGATTCCTTGAATCATCAAATGTCGACGTATCGAAGGAAATGACCGATCTGATCTCTTCGCAGAGGTCATATCAAATGAATTCCCGCGCCATCACGATGGGCGATCAAATGATGGGGCTGATCAATTCAGTACGTTAG
- the spoIIID gene encoding sporulation transcriptional regulator SpoIIID — protein MHDYIKERTIKIGKYIVETKKTVRVIAKEFGVSKSTVHKDLTERLPEINPDLANEVKEILDYHKSIRHLRGGEATKLKYKKEEIFEREPVQ, from the coding sequence GTGCACGATTACATCAAAGAGCGAACAATCAAGATAGGGAAGTACATCGTGGAGACGAAAAAAACGGTTCGTGTGATAGCGAAGGAGTTTGGTGTTTCCAAAAGTACCGTTCACAAGGATTTGACAGAAAGGCTGCCTGAAATTAATCCTGACCTGGCCAATGAAGTAAAAGAAATTCTTGATTATCATAAATCAATCAGACATTTGCGGGGCGGAGAAGCAACAAAACTAAAATACAAGAAAGAGGAAATCTTTGAAAGAGAACCCGTGCAATAA
- a CDS encoding YwpF-like family protein has protein sequence MKTFRLIDLKIVRQDDTSKRLEEFPLIDGLIINKEDGENHWMVEGLVSKEYRYFFEYLLQEGKEVKAYVTITKKSNRPAQLLAKVKNITVLGEHVSVLLDGKMVSSKLRKGSDKILEDLMKEGYSGDRLLEAFKQNI, from the coding sequence ATGAAAACCTTTAGGCTTATTGATTTAAAAATTGTCCGCCAGGATGACACTTCAAAGCGGCTTGAGGAGTTCCCGCTGATCGACGGCCTTATCATTAATAAGGAAGACGGAGAAAACCACTGGATGGTTGAAGGTCTGGTTTCTAAAGAATACCGGTATTTTTTCGAATATCTCCTTCAGGAAGGCAAAGAAGTGAAAGCATATGTAACGATCACGAAAAAAAGCAACCGCCCAGCACAGCTGTTAGCGAAGGTCAAAAACATCACGGTGCTCGGCGAGCATGTTTCCGTCTTATTGGACGGCAAAATGGTCAGCTCAAAGCTGAGGAAAGGCTCCGACAAGATTTTGGAAGATTTAATGAAAGAAGGATATTCCGGAGATCGGCTTCTTGAAGCATTTAAGCAAAATATATAA
- a CDS encoding MFS transporter, with amino-acid sequence MKQAEPIWTRDFIMVVLINLFIFVYFYALLTVLPVYAMQELGGSESEGGLLISGFMLSAIFARPFSGAVIERFGKKRMALISVVLFTLASFLYIFIHDIYLLLGIRFFQGIWFSIITTVTSAIAADLIPPARRGEGLGYFAMSMNLAVVIGPFIALNLLDKMSFSDLFILFSGIVTVAILCTALVRIPKGNDIRSAVFRLSFSNMFEKGAIRIATVGLFVSFCYSSVISFISVYAKSLGLIEASSYFFMVFAVTMMITRPFTGKLYDKVGPGVVIYPSIIIFCAGLFLLAFTNSSAMLLLSGAVIGIGYGSITPCLQTLAIQSSPPHRSGYATATYFTLFDTGIAVGSYVFGLVVAQAGFSNIYLFSGVFVLINLFLYTWSQKPASAKEKRDISMAE; translated from the coding sequence ATGAAGCAAGCTGAACCCATTTGGACCAGGGATTTTATCATGGTCGTTTTGATTAATTTGTTTATATTCGTCTATTTTTACGCACTATTGACCGTGCTTCCGGTCTATGCGATGCAGGAGCTCGGCGGCTCCGAGTCAGAGGGCGGCCTTTTGATCAGCGGCTTCATGCTGTCCGCGATTTTTGCAAGGCCGTTTTCGGGAGCTGTTATTGAGCGTTTTGGCAAAAAGAGAATGGCACTCATCAGCGTCGTGCTGTTTACTTTGGCATCATTTCTTTATATCTTCATTCACGATATCTACCTGCTGCTTGGCATTCGCTTTTTCCAAGGCATTTGGTTCAGCATCATCACCACGGTGACGAGTGCAATTGCAGCCGATTTAATTCCGCCGGCCCGCCGCGGGGAAGGGCTGGGCTATTTTGCTATGTCGATGAATTTGGCGGTTGTCATCGGCCCGTTTATCGCCTTGAACCTGCTGGATAAAATGAGTTTTTCCGATCTGTTTATTTTATTTTCAGGAATCGTCACTGTAGCCATCCTCTGTACGGCACTGGTGCGGATTCCTAAAGGAAACGACATCCGTTCAGCTGTGTTCAGGCTGTCATTTTCCAACATGTTTGAAAAGGGCGCGATTCGGATTGCAACGGTCGGCTTGTTCGTGTCGTTTTGTTATTCAAGCGTGATTTCCTTCATCTCTGTTTATGCCAAATCCCTCGGCCTTATTGAAGCAAGCAGCTATTTCTTTATGGTGTTCGCGGTGACAATGATGATCACGCGGCCGTTTACGGGAAAACTGTATGATAAAGTCGGCCCGGGAGTCGTCATTTATCCGTCCATTATCATTTTTTGCGCCGGGCTTTTCCTGCTTGCTTTTACAAACAGCAGTGCGATGCTTTTGCTATCCGGAGCTGTCATCGGCATCGGCTACGGATCTATCACACCGTGCCTTCAGACCTTGGCGATCCAGTCTTCGCCGCCTCACCGGAGCGGCTATGCAACAGCGACTTATTTTACGCTGTTTGATACCGGCATCGCAGTCGGATCCTATGTTTTCGGGTTGGTTGTGGCACAAGCCGGTTTTTCAAACATTTATTTATTCTCAGGCGTTTTCGTGCTCATCAACCTGTTTCTGTATACATGGAGCCAAAAACCTGCATCCGCAAAGGAGAAGCGGGATATATCAATGGCTGAATAA
- a CDS encoding manganese-dependent inorganic pyrophosphatase translates to MSKVLIFGHKNPDTDTICSAIAYAELKKELGMDAEPVRLGEINGETEYALKKFNAEVPRLVNTVANETDSVILVDHNERQQSVDDLDQVRVLEVIDHHRIANFETSDPLYYRAEPVGCTATILNKLYKENGVEIKKDIAGLMLSAIISDSLLFKSPTCTEEDVKAAKELAAIAGVDADSYGLDMLKAGADLSAKTIPQLLSLDAKEFTMGSHKVEIAQVNTVDTNDVLSRKEEVDAELAKAVSEKGLDLFVFVVTDILTNDSVVVASGQAAQAVEKAFNVTLADNTATLKGVVSRKKQIVPPLTEALKG, encoded by the coding sequence ATGAGTAAAGTACTTATTTTTGGCCACAAAAATCCGGATACGGATACGATTTGTTCAGCGATTGCATATGCCGAATTAAAAAAGGAGCTCGGCATGGACGCAGAGCCTGTCCGCCTCGGCGAAATCAACGGCGAAACCGAATACGCGCTTAAGAAATTCAATGCAGAAGTACCCCGCCTTGTGAACACTGTCGCGAATGAAACAGACAGCGTGATTTTGGTTGACCATAATGAGCGCCAGCAGAGCGTCGATGACTTGGATCAGGTTCGCGTGCTTGAAGTCATCGACCACCACCGGATCGCCAACTTTGAAACGAGCGACCCTCTGTATTACCGCGCAGAGCCTGTAGGCTGCACGGCAACGATCTTAAACAAGCTCTATAAAGAAAACGGCGTTGAAATTAAAAAAGATATTGCGGGGCTGATGCTGTCGGCGATCATCTCAGATTCCCTCTTATTCAAATCCCCGACATGCACGGAAGAAGATGTCAAAGCTGCAAAAGAATTGGCTGCGATTGCCGGCGTTGATGCTGACAGCTATGGACTAGATATGCTGAAAGCCGGAGCTGATTTGAGCGCAAAGACGATTCCTCAGCTTCTTTCTCTGGACGCAAAAGAGTTTACGATGGGAAGCCATAAAGTAGAGATCGCGCAGGTTAACACTGTCGACACAAACGACGTTCTCTCCCGCAAAGAGGAAGTTGACGCAGAACTTGCAAAAGCGGTATCTGAAAAAGGGTTGGATTTATTTGTGTTTGTCGTAACTGACATTTTAACAAACGACTCGGTTGTCGTCGCTTCAGGACAAGCTGCACAAGCAGTGGAAAAAGCGTTCAATGTCACATTGGCAGACAACACAGCGACACTGAAAGGCGTTGTATCGCGCAAAAAACAAATTGTTCCGCCGTTAACCGAAGCCTTAAAAGGTTAA
- a CDS encoding MarR family winged helix-turn-helix transcriptional regulator, producing MEHINRKIIHQLNQSTRMVAKKTNEQLEAYGLYGSQWSILYCLHTYGPMTQKDIWTYLHVEAPTVTRTVSRLEKNGWVERIQGDDKREKVVKMTEEAKIKYDDIQLKMKEFEEEMLSVFEERDKKIFQRLLSQLLEGHQEEL from the coding sequence ATGGAACATATCAATCGAAAGATTATTCACCAGCTCAATCAAAGCACTCGGATGGTTGCTAAAAAAACGAATGAACAGCTCGAAGCGTACGGCCTTTACGGTTCACAGTGGTCGATCCTATATTGTCTTCACACCTACGGACCGATGACGCAGAAAGACATATGGACTTATTTGCACGTCGAAGCGCCGACTGTGACAAGAACCGTCAGCCGCCTCGAAAAAAACGGCTGGGTCGAACGGATACAGGGCGATGACAAACGGGAAAAAGTCGTCAAGATGACAGAAGAAGCCAAAATTAAATATGATGACATTCAATTAAAAATGAAAGAATTTGAAGAGGAAATGCTTTCCGTATTTGAAGAACGGGATAAAAAAATATTCCAAAGGCTGTTAAGTCAATTGTTAGAAGGACACCAGGAGGAGTTGTAG